GGGAATGTTTATTTTATCTTGAGAACTAAGCTGAAATCTTGGTTTGTTTGGACTTCACTACTGTGTCTTAAAATGGCAGTTTCCAGCAATCTGTCAAGCCTTTTTATTCCCCCTTCATTTGGCCTGATCAGCTTAACCATTTGCTTACAGATGAACGACACTGGCTGTGCTTCTCTTGTACTCAGTACATCCACGTTTTTCAGCACTAATTTTAAGAATAGCTTGCAAAATTCCTTCGTTGTTAATGTCAACGTCACAGAGGAAGGAACAGGTAAACAAATGGCTTAGTTTTACATGCCGTGTTATTTGGTGCcttcatgtttgttttgtttttccaggTGTTGTCAAGTCCAAATCCTCAACGGTGTCGATTACATTTGAAGTTGGCAAAGTTACATTTGTGGATCTCCCAAAGTTCTATGATTATGGATCAACTGTGAATGGCAAGGGGAGTTGAAATTAATCACTTATTGCAGATCTCTCTTTGACCTGCCTTTTTAAAGGTGTTGTATGTTGACTTTGTAAAACATGCTACATTTCCCTTAACTTGTAAATGGTGTCTTTCAACACTGAGGTTATTCCATTGGTTCATGGCAAATGTTGCGTGTTTCTGTTCCTTTGCACCACCTAGCAGAAGTTCATCTATATTCTTTTTCATTGACTTTGTATGTAGTGTATTTATAGCGCATTTGTGTATGGTCATACATCCAAAGCGCTTAACaatcacttggatgatgcgacggctgccacaggacaacggcgccagtgcgctcaccacacatcagctattggtggagtgtagagacagtgatagagccaattcggttaaaggggatgattgggaggccatgatcgtaagggccgatagagggactttggccaggacactggggttacacccctgctctttaacgagaagtgccatgggatttttttatgACCAccgagtcaggacctcggtttaacgtctcatccgaaagactgcgCCCACAGACAGTATACAACTTCTATGAATACGTTTTGCTTTTGGCTCACTCCTGTTGGTGTGGTCAATCTGGCAAACTCTACTATTTGGTGTTCAAATGTTAAATATCATTGCTTGATTCTCTCCCTAAACAGATCTCAGTGTCTGATTTCAGTGGTAACTCAATCAGTAACAAGGTAGTCTATCTGCTGGACCGCAGCCAATGGCCCAACAAAGTGCTCTTCAATGTGACCACAGATGAAAGCGGACTTGCGGAGTTCTCCCTCAACACCACTAATTTTCCTAAAGCGAATCTGATCCTTGTGGTATGACTTATTGCTAATTTTGAACCTTTTACTCTTTCAagaaatgtgtttattaatttttccCTCCTTCAGGCTAGTGCAACGCCACAGACTTATCGTGATTCCAGTTCCCCGTACTTTGCTACAGATTATCAGGTGGTTCAGCTTTCCCAAGCTGCTGCTCCCGACAACCCAACCTATAGTGATCTGTCTATAGTGAGTCTACAGCAGCCGCTTAAATGTGGCACCACTTATCCAGTGACTGTCAAGTACACATTTGTTGGAGAGACTGGCGACTACAGTGCTGACATCATCTATATGGTAAGTTGacttgtgtgtgtctttgttgcTCCATTTTGTTATACTAGTCTGATTGATTTGCAGGTCATGTCCAGAGGAGTGATCGTTCTGCATGGGTTTAAAACAGTTCAAGCATTTGGTTCTGATACCCTCACGAAGGGCACTGTGTCATTTGATCTCTCGGTTCTTGCTGGTATGGCTCCAGTGGTGCAGATTCTAGTCTTCAGTGTTCTGCCCAGTCAGACTGTAGTGACTGGTAGTGCATCTTTTGACACTGAGAAGTGCTTCTCAAACCAGGTATTTGAAAATACTCATCTTTGCTTTTATTTGGAATGGGGTTTTGGGCGTAATTGTCTTTCATTGAGCTTGTCTGTTTGCAGGTTTCTCTGCAGTTCTCTCCTGCTACAGCGGTTCCTGGTGAGGGAAGTATTTTGACTGTCTCCGCTCAAGCCGGATCTCTGTGTGGCCTCAGTGCTATAGATCAGAGTGTTCTGATTGTGCAGTCAGGAGGACGTCTGAGCGCAGAGGCGGTATGTTTACCAGTTCTTTGATAATGGCTATTTATCAATTTCCAAAGTAGCTTTGAGCTTCTTCATAAAATATCTGCAGAGCGCTGAGAGAAATGTGTTAAGGcctatgcacttttttttttttgctcgcaTTTTCCGTCAACCAACACCTCTTAACTAAAACGgggtcaatgtgattgtgcacaccaacgcgcaaaacaccCGGTGCAAaatcgtaatttttttttttttttaaactcctcatgctcgtttttttgacGCGTGGTGTCAacattctccaccaatcagatcagcacctttgttcacgtgcacggagctgctgaagttactgtAAACTGCACTTGCGCTCAATcgtaaaactgtcaatgcgagcgcacattgaaaaagatgcccagaggcgatatgaaagtggagctgcttattgcactggtaaaCAATTTCTTTATCGCTGGAGCTGTTGCTTGAACTATCTAAGCTTGTTCGGGTCACCAGTAAATTTAACAACATGCTTGTGACTGAACTTTCGCTTCTCCACTTCTGTGTTATaaccgggtgtcagaagcttatagtTGTGCAGCGCCATATAACGccaaaagagtgatttagcatactcttctgtttgacgccagtgaaaagtgcttggatttgaacactgaaaaacatCTTGTGAAACGCTGAtgataaacgcaaacaaaaaaacgtcccggtgtgtaggagcctttagtgTTAAATGACTTCAGTTTACCTCTACTATTTCTACTTGAGGTACAACGCAATTACTGAACGTCACTTTTGCTCTATGCAGTGCAAGTCTTTGATTTAACTGGTTGAATGCTTGTCTCCCCCCTTCCTCAGATGTTTGGTTTGCTCCCGGTGCGGGCACTACATGATTATCCACCTGGTGTTGAAGATCAACAGGGCTGCCTGAAGTTTCGACCTCTTCGAGCTGTTCCAACAGATCAAGCTTATAACACCTTTAAGgtataacacatttaaaatgtaaagaggtattatttattaatcatattatttaaataGGGTGTAGGGATCAAGATTGCAACAAATCTGCTGGTTCGTGAACCTCCGTGTCTGACATACAGAGGGCAGAACTACTATAGCAGCTTCCAGGGTGGTGGTATGTCAGATTTGGTTGCTAATTTAAAATTTTGCCTTCTATACCCCCAAACCAAAGTGAAAcctgccccccccccccaccccctttCTCTTTCAGTTTCTCCTTTTAGTGAAACCGGTTTTGCTATGGTTGAAAATATTGCTGCACCTGCAGTATTAGCAGCACGTGTTGGAGGTGACAGCGGTTCCTCTGCTGTTGATGTGACCATCAGAACTTTCTTTCCAGAAACGTGGATCTGGCAGCTTGCAAATGTGGGGTGGGTGGAACTACTTGAGCTCCCCCTTCCCCGCTTTGACCGGATTTCTTCAGACACTCTGGGTCGACATCAGTTCCCCTCACACTTTCTCATCCTGTTTTCTTCAGGGACTCTGGATCTACATCAGTTCCTCTCACGGTACCCGATACGATCACTACATGGGACACTGAGGCCTTCTGTCTGTCCTCCAGTGGTTTCGGTCTGGCTCCACCAGTTCTGCTGACTGCCTTCCAGCCCTTCTTCCTGGAGCTCACCCTGCCTTACTCCATTATCCGTGGGGAGTTTTTTGAGCTGAAGGCCACAGTGTTCAACTATCTGTCCCAATGCATCAAGGTCTGGGCACACTTGCTCCTATATACGAAATCAACTTGATTTAAATTGGGTTCAAAGTTCACTATAACTTGGGAAAGATTCTCCCAAGTGCCTGttcttttaaagcagtttaatgtTGATACAAATAGTTTTTATAGGATTTAAAGCTAAgttaataactttttatattaataacgTAATGTCTGTCTCCAGTAATTCTCACCATAATTTTATTGGAGCTGGTATGGTTAAACTGGTTTCTTGTGTGCACACATCTAATGCTGTTCCTTTATCAGGTTCAAGTGACTCCAACACCATCCTCCAACTTCACTCTTAAATCCCTCAATGATGACCATTCATACACTCTCTCTGCCAATGGGAGGAAGACCTTCAAATGGGATTTAACTGCTTCTGTTCTTGGTttgttgttttgactttttgaATTTGAAAGCGTGTGAGGATGTTGCTCAATTGATTTTCTTGTGTAGGAACTTTAAATGTGACTGTCAGTGCTGAGGCCAGTCCATCCCAGGAGTTGTGCGACAATGACATAGTGACTGTACCATCAAGAGGACGCATTGACGTAGTCACTCGAAGTCTGCTGGTTCTGGTAAGTAACTATTGTCCTTTTAAAGTGGAGCTCATGGTGCTTTTTGCTGATTTCGTTTTGTTCCTGTAGGCTGAAGGAGTCAAAAGGACCTTCACCCGGAGTTGGCTACTCTGTCCAAAGGGTTTGTTCAAATTCAAAATGCACTCTACAGCACTAGAAGAGATCCTAGTGTTGACTAATCGGTTGTTTGGTCTACAGGAAGCATGCTTTCAGAGAATGTGAAGATCACCTTTCCGGCAAACGTCATCAAGGGATCTGCCAGATGCTCTGTATCAGTCATTGGTAAAGTTTCCTAAAGAGATTCCACAACACCACTGTAGGGTGGGGCAGCTTAACGGTTTAATAGCCAGTCATGCTTTGGGCAAGCACTAGTTTGCCCACTGGTCTTGAAGCCTTTTATCCATCCACAAGTTAACCCTCAGGTCTTTTGtatcatttgaatttattttttctaaagcTTAAGTTGTTTCACttaatcttttaatttttaatgactCGACGACTAGAACAAACTTGTAGCTCAACTGACGGTATTTAATGTTGCAAAGCAATGAGATAAAGCTAATGATATAACTGAAAAGGCTACGTTTCACTCACTCCTCCTGCTGGCAGTTACTGTTTGACTGTTAAGGGTTAATTGACAAATTCAGCTGATTCAAAAAAATGCAATTCCTTTCATATGCTTGTGAAATTGAACATTTTGATTAAACGCTCAGTGTTCAAGGTTTACACTAGCTGGTTTGGTCACATGTAAATTTGATCATTGAATGAGGACCCAATTTGGAATcctttttaatgacaaatttcaCAGCCCAATGAGTCTTGGGACACTGACCATCCAAAGTTACTGGTTTCTGATTTGGATGTCATCCTTGCCTTTTCATCTTTCTGTCATAGGGGACATCATGGGTCGCTCCCTGAGGAATCTGGCTAACTTGCTACAGATGCCTTATGGCTGTGGAGAACAGAACATGATCATTCTTGCTCCCAATATATACACATTACGGTATCTGAAAGAAACTGCACAGCTCACCCCAGCCATCCAAGACACTGCCACGAGTTATCTTCAGAGTGGTATGACCAAATCTGAGTATTTAGACCAAGTCTGAAGCATCCCAATCCATAATACTGGACTTTTTAGATGCGTTTCTTAATCTAGTCTACTTTCTGTACTGGAACAGGTTATCAAGGACAGCTGAACTACAGGCACCGCGATGGTTCATTCAGCACTTTTGGTTATGATGCATCCAATACATGGTGCGTGTCCTGCAGGTCAAGTCTTGGTGATTTTTAGATGTTGTATAACTGAACTTGCTCTGTATCCAGGTTGACCGCCTTTGTCATGAGGACTTTTGGTCTAGCAAGGAGCTTCACCTACATAGATCCCAATGTTCTTAAGGGTGCAAAGGACTGGTTGATTGGCACGCAGGGTTCAGATGGCTGTTTTGTGCAGCAGGGCACTCTCTACCACAATGACATGAAGGTATACATCTCCTCGAACCTGCTTTTACTAAGTTGAGACTTGTTTTGAAGATTATGTTGTGTTGTAGGGTGGCGTGGACGATAACGTGACAATGACTGGCTACATTGTTGCATCGCTGCTTGAAATTGGAGTCCCTGTTACGGTATAAACAATAGTTGTATTTAGTTAAATTAACTTATGTTGaagaaaaataagttatttttgtcTACCAATATAtacaatttgtttttttgttattttggtagTACTGTGCATGAAGTTGCCCCTTTCCTTCCAGGACCCTGTCATTACGAAGGCTCTGTCGTTTTTGAGGCCTCTTGTTGGGAATCTGGGGAACACCTATGTTACTGCTCTGCTGGCCTACACCTTCAGTCTGGCTGGAGAGACCAACACTCGAACACAGCTTTTAAATGCCCTGAGAAATATTGCCATTTCTGAAGGTGATTATTCATCAATTTGTTTAATTTGTGTGGGTTTACAAATGAGAACTCATCAGGCTGGTCGTTCAGTGTTCAGCTTTGACAATATCAAAGGTTTGCATTCTTTGAAACCCTATCATTTTCTCCTATCTTTAGGTACTGCTCTACACTGGTCTCAGACTACATCTGGGGATACTCTGGCAGTGGAGATCAGTGCATATGTGCTGTTAGCGGTTCTCACTGTACAGCCTGTGACCACTGCTAATCTGGGCTATGCTAACCGTATTGTCAACTGGCTCGTGGCCCAGCAAAATCCCTATGGTGGATTTACCTCCACTCAGGTGACTTCAGATAGCAAATACCATAATTCAGACATGGTTTGTTGCTCACACTTTAAAGTGCATCTAATCAGGGCAATATGTACTGAAACTGATTACCTGGAAGCTCTTATACAGGTGTCTTGAATGCAGTTCag
This portion of the Danio rerio strain Tuebingen ecotype United States chromosome 3, GRCz12tu, whole genome shotgun sequence genome encodes:
- the a2m3a gene encoding pregnancy zone protein isoform X5, giving the protein MAVMENIVWRWLILVLFFCFADGRSSELFYVDNPSQIGPVTDGRGSGPFFMVTFPSLIESGSDAKLCASLLKPKDRFTMTISLVDEKNIETRLVRQASQRKLHRCFKFQAPQVNGDSVQTVRVVVQGRSFKMTEESKVMFRSYLPLTFIQTDKPLYNPGQTVYFRVLTMSDKFEPQDQLYSLVVVEDNNNIRINQWTNISSTNWILELSHALNAEARVGTYTLKAYIGDRVISKRFNVKKYVLPKFDLTVNTPQKYSVADVGLKVEACGKYTYGQPVPGQVFVEVCRQRRPYIRDPKVTSVCLNETTWMNDTGCASLVLSTSTFFSTNFKNSLQNSFVVNVNVTEEGTGVVKSKSSTVSITFEVGKVTFVDLPKFYDYGSTVNGKISVSDFSGNSISNKVVYLLDRSQWPNKVLFNVTTDESGLAEFSLNTTNFPKANLILVASATPQTYRDSSSPYFATDYQVVQLSQAAAPDNPTYSDLSIVSLQQPLKCGTTYPVTVKYTFVGETGDYSADIIYMVMSRGVIVLHGFKTVQAFGSDTLTKGTVSFDLSVLAGMAPVVQILVFSVLPSQTVVTGSASFDTEKCFSNQVSLQFSPATAVPGEGSILTVSAQAGSLCGLSAIDQSVLIVQSGGRLSAEAMFGLLPVRALHDYPPGVEDQQGCLKFRPLRAVPTDQAYNTFKGVGIKIATNLLVREPPCLTYRGQNYYSSFQGGVSPFSETGFAMVENIAAPAVLAARVGGDSGSSAVDVTIRTFFPETWIWQLANVGDSGSTSVPLTVPDTITTWDTEAFCLSSSGFGLAPPVLLTAFQPFFLELTLPYSIIRGEFFELKATVFNYLSQCIKVQVTPTPSSNFTLKSLNDDHSYTLSANGRKTFKWDLTASVLGTLNVTVSAEASPSQELCDNDIVTVPSRGRIDVVTRSLLVLAEGVKRTFTRSWLLCPKGSMLSENVKITFPANVIKGSARCSVSVIGDIMGRSLRNLANLLQMPYGCGEQNMIILAPNIYTLRYLKETAQLTPAIQDTATSYLQSGYQGQLNYRHRDGSFSTFGYDASNTWLTAFVMRTFGLARSFTYIDPNVLKGAKDWLIGTQGSDGCFVQQGTLYHNDMKGGVDDNVTMTGYIVASLLEIGVPVTDPVITKALSFLRPLVGNLGNTYVTALLAYTFSLAGETNTRTQLLNALRNIAISEGTALHWSQTTSGDTLAVEISAYVLLAVLTVQPVTTANLGYANRIVNWLVAQQNPYGGFTSTQDTVVALQALALYAAQVFSPGGSSKVTVQSSVPTGDVFHFAVTPNNRLLYQESPLKNFPGTYSVAATGSACVSAQVACFYNIPTPPVRFSKTLSVGAKVTGDCQAVPVNLMLTFTVRYTGPKPTTNMVLVDIKLLSGFTADTSLLGSPPNFTPFVQRVDAEGDHVLVYLQEVPKGVPVTFSIQLTQAVAVKNLKPAVINIYDYYQRSDRFETKYTSSCR
- the a2m3a gene encoding pregnancy zone protein isoform X2: MARGISVSDFSGNSISNKVVYLLDRSQWPNKVLFNVTTDESGLAEFSLNTTNFPKANLILVASATPQTYRDSSSPYFATDYQVVQLSQAAAPDNPTYSDLSIVSLQQPLKCGTTYPVTVKYTFVGETGDYSADIIYMVMSRGVIVLHGFKTVQAFGSDTLTKGTVSFDLSVLAGMAPVVQILVFSVLPSQTVVTGSASFDTEKCFSNQVSLQFSPATAVPGEGSILTVSAQAGSLCGLSAIDQSVLIVQSGGRLSAEAMFGLLPVRALHDYPPGVEDQQGCLKFRPLRAVPTDQAYNTFKGVGIKIATNLLVREPPCLTYRGQNYYSSFQGGVSPFSETGFAMVENIAAPAVLAARVGGDSGSSAVDVTIRTFFPETWIWQLANVGDSGSTSVPLTVPDTITTWDTEAFCLSSSGFGLAPPVLLTAFQPFFLELTLPYSIIRGEFFELKATVFNYLSQCIKVQVTPTPSSNFTLKSLNDDHSYTLSANGRKTFKWDLTASVLGTLNVTVSAEASPSQELCDNDIVTVPSRGRIDVVTRSLLVLAEGVKRTFTRSWLLCPKGSMLSENVKITFPANVIKGSARCSVSVIGDIMGRSLRNLANLLQMPYGCGEQNMIILAPNIYTLRYLKETAQLTPAIQDTATSYLQSGYQGQLNYRHRDGSFSTFGYDASNTWLTAFVMRTFGLARSFTYIDPNVLKGAKDWLIGTQGSDGCFVQQGTLYHNDMKGGVDDNVTMTGYIVASLLEIGVPVTDPVITKALSFLRPLVGNLGNTYVTALLAYTFSLAGETNTRTQLLNALRNIAISEGTALHWSQTTSGDTLAVEISAYVLLAVLTVQPVTTANLGYANRIVNWLVAQQNPYGGFTSTQDTVVALQALALYAAQVFSPGGSSKVTVQSSVPTGDVFHFAVTPNNRLLYQESPLKNFPGTYSVAATGSACVSAQVACFYNIPTPPVRFSKTLSVGAKVTGDCQAVPVNLMLTFTVRYTGPKPTTNMVLVDIKLLSGFTADTSLLGSPPNFTPFVQRVDAEGDHVLVYLQEVPKGVPVTFSIQLTQAVAVKNLKPAVINIYDYYQRSDRFETKYTSSCR
- the a2m3a gene encoding pregnancy zone protein isoform X3 gives rise to the protein MISVSDFSGNSISNKVVYLLDRSQWPNKVLFNVTTDESGLAEFSLNTTNFPKANLILVASATPQTYRDSSSPYFATDYQVVQLSQAAAPDNPTYSDLSIVSLQQPLKCGTTYPVTVKYTFVGETGDYSADIIYMVMSRGVIVLHGFKTVQAFGSDTLTKGTVSFDLSVLAGMAPVVQILVFSVLPSQTVVTGSASFDTEKCFSNQVSLQFSPATAVPGEGSILTVSAQAGSLCGLSAIDQSVLIVQSGGRLSAEAMFGLLPVRALHDYPPGVEDQQGCLKFRPLRAVPTDQAYNTFKGVGIKIATNLLVREPPCLTYRGQNYYSSFQGGVSPFSETGFAMVENIAAPAVLAARVGGDSGSSAVDVTIRTFFPETWIWQLANVGDSGSTSVPLTVPDTITTWDTEAFCLSSSGFGLAPPVLLTAFQPFFLELTLPYSIIRGEFFELKATVFNYLSQCIKVQVTPTPSSNFTLKSLNDDHSYTLSANGRKTFKWDLTASVLGTLNVTVSAEASPSQELCDNDIVTVPSRGRIDVVTRSLLVLAEGVKRTFTRSWLLCPKGSMLSENVKITFPANVIKGSARCSVSVIGDIMGRSLRNLANLLQMPYGCGEQNMIILAPNIYTLRYLKETAQLTPAIQDTATSYLQSGYQGQLNYRHRDGSFSTFGYDASNTWLTAFVMRTFGLARSFTYIDPNVLKGAKDWLIGTQGSDGCFVQQGTLYHNDMKGGVDDNVTMTGYIVASLLEIGVPVTDPVITKALSFLRPLVGNLGNTYVTALLAYTFSLAGETNTRTQLLNALRNIAISEGTALHWSQTTSGDTLAVEISAYVLLAVLTVQPVTTANLGYANRIVNWLVAQQNPYGGFTSTQDTVVALQALALYAAQVFSPGGSSKVTVQSSVPTGDVFHFAVTPNNRLLYQESPLKNFPGTYSVAATGSACVSAQVACFYNIPTPPVRFSKTLSVGAKVTGDCQAVPVNLMLTFTVRYTGPKPTTNMVLVDIKLLSGFTADTSLLGSPPNFTPFVQRVDAEGDHVLVYLQEVPKGVPVTFSIQLTQAVAVKNLKPAVINIYDYYQRSDRFETKYTSSCR
- the a2m3a gene encoding pregnancy zone protein isoform X1; this translates as MTTESGPRFNVSSERLRPQTISVSDFSGNSISNKVVYLLDRSQWPNKVLFNVTTDESGLAEFSLNTTNFPKANLILVASATPQTYRDSSSPYFATDYQVVQLSQAAAPDNPTYSDLSIVSLQQPLKCGTTYPVTVKYTFVGETGDYSADIIYMVMSRGVIVLHGFKTVQAFGSDTLTKGTVSFDLSVLAGMAPVVQILVFSVLPSQTVVTGSASFDTEKCFSNQVSLQFSPATAVPGEGSILTVSAQAGSLCGLSAIDQSVLIVQSGGRLSAEAMFGLLPVRALHDYPPGVEDQQGCLKFRPLRAVPTDQAYNTFKGVGIKIATNLLVREPPCLTYRGQNYYSSFQGGVSPFSETGFAMVENIAAPAVLAARVGGDSGSSAVDVTIRTFFPETWIWQLANVGDSGSTSVPLTVPDTITTWDTEAFCLSSSGFGLAPPVLLTAFQPFFLELTLPYSIIRGEFFELKATVFNYLSQCIKVQVTPTPSSNFTLKSLNDDHSYTLSANGRKTFKWDLTASVLGTLNVTVSAEASPSQELCDNDIVTVPSRGRIDVVTRSLLVLAEGVKRTFTRSWLLCPKGSMLSENVKITFPANVIKGSARCSVSVIGDIMGRSLRNLANLLQMPYGCGEQNMIILAPNIYTLRYLKETAQLTPAIQDTATSYLQSGYQGQLNYRHRDGSFSTFGYDASNTWLTAFVMRTFGLARSFTYIDPNVLKGAKDWLIGTQGSDGCFVQQGTLYHNDMKGGVDDNVTMTGYIVASLLEIGVPVTDPVITKALSFLRPLVGNLGNTYVTALLAYTFSLAGETNTRTQLLNALRNIAISEGTALHWSQTTSGDTLAVEISAYVLLAVLTVQPVTTANLGYANRIVNWLVAQQNPYGGFTSTQDTVVALQALALYAAQVFSPGGSSKVTVQSSVPTGDVFHFAVTPNNRLLYQESPLKNFPGTYSVAATGSACVSAQVACFYNIPTPPVRFSKTLSVGAKVTGDCQAVPVNLMLTFTVRYTGPKPTTNMVLVDIKLLSGFTADTSLLGSPPNFTPFVQRVDAEGDHVLVYLQEVPKGVPVTFSIQLTQAVAVKNLKPAVINIYDYYQRSDRFETKYTSSCR
- the a2m3a gene encoding pregnancy zone protein isoform X4, whose protein sequence is MVMSRGVIVLHGFKTVQAFGSDTLTKGTVSFDLSVLAGMAPVVQILVFSVLPSQTVVTGSASFDTEKCFSNQVSLQFSPATAVPGEGSILTVSAQAGSLCGLSAIDQSVLIVQSGGRLSAEAMFGLLPVRALHDYPPGVEDQQGCLKFRPLRAVPTDQAYNTFKGVGIKIATNLLVREPPCLTYRGQNYYSSFQGGVSPFSETGFAMVENIAAPAVLAARVGGDSGSSAVDVTIRTFFPETWIWQLANVGDSGSTSVPLTVPDTITTWDTEAFCLSSSGFGLAPPVLLTAFQPFFLELTLPYSIIRGEFFELKATVFNYLSQCIKVQVTPTPSSNFTLKSLNDDHSYTLSANGRKTFKWDLTASVLGTLNVTVSAEASPSQELCDNDIVTVPSRGRIDVVTRSLLVLAEGVKRTFTRSWLLCPKGSMLSENVKITFPANVIKGSARCSVSVIGDIMGRSLRNLANLLQMPYGCGEQNMIILAPNIYTLRYLKETAQLTPAIQDTATSYLQSGYQGQLNYRHRDGSFSTFGYDASNTWLTAFVMRTFGLARSFTYIDPNVLKGAKDWLIGTQGSDGCFVQQGTLYHNDMKGGVDDNVTMTGYIVASLLEIGVPVTDPVITKALSFLRPLVGNLGNTYVTALLAYTFSLAGETNTRTQLLNALRNIAISEGTALHWSQTTSGDTLAVEISAYVLLAVLTVQPVTTANLGYANRIVNWLVAQQNPYGGFTSTQDTVVALQALALYAAQVFSPGGSSKVTVQSSVPTGDVFHFAVTPNNRLLYQESPLKNFPGTYSVAATGSACVSAQVACFYNIPTPPVRFSKTLSVGAKVTGDCQAVPVNLMLTFTVRYTGPKPTTNMVLVDIKLLSGFTADTSLLGSPPNFTPFVQRVDAEGDHVLVYLQEVPKGVPVTFSIQLTQAVAVKNLKPAVINIYDYYQRSDRFETKYTSSCR